One segment of Yersinia kristensenii DNA contains the following:
- a CDS encoding fimbrial protein, translating into MLKPFFIALGFLFYSQVAFSWCAVNPMHLKSYNNSPIVDINVDQFEKLPTYSEVAATSYLVQGISAHLECDSKEYRLLVEGDAVSRGTVGGNIFLPPPYRGVTQVYRSNVPEIGYYFLARVRAFNTNFVTEAMHWFRINENYIKIADTQSGPEGFRVVFVKLRGFFKKYGSEDKTVNLNLSFGLQSNTGPKAMAPINAVYTFRFRGNTCNIRVPAEFDLGDITTEDLKNDRSVSKTLTLESTCTLPPDNADVVFSGNSTSPGILDTVAANNMPVDNLKFRLLDKSSQPLQFNHTYNLATLSRQGNLASNNHIDLNVSPIVQDKTHKIPLGRVSGNLTMEITYR; encoded by the coding sequence ATGTTAAAGCCGTTTTTTATCGCCTTAGGGTTTCTTTTTTACAGTCAGGTAGCCTTTTCATGGTGTGCGGTGAACCCTATGCATTTAAAGAGTTACAATAACTCACCTATAGTTGATATAAATGTTGATCAGTTTGAGAAACTACCAACGTATTCTGAAGTGGCAGCAACTAGCTATCTTGTGCAAGGAATTTCAGCACATTTAGAGTGTGACAGTAAGGAATATCGGTTACTGGTTGAAGGCGACGCCGTCAGCCGTGGGACAGTAGGAGGTAATATATTCTTGCCACCACCATATCGTGGCGTTACACAGGTCTATCGCTCCAATGTACCAGAGATTGGCTACTATTTCCTGGCTAGAGTTCGGGCATTTAATACGAACTTTGTAACGGAAGCCATGCATTGGTTCAGGATTAATGAGAATTATATAAAAATCGCCGATACCCAGAGCGGGCCTGAAGGTTTTCGGGTGGTATTTGTCAAACTTAGGGGCTTTTTTAAAAAATACGGTTCGGAGGACAAGACAGTGAATTTGAATTTGAGTTTTGGTCTTCAGTCTAACACAGGGCCAAAAGCCATGGCTCCGATTAATGCCGTATATACATTCAGATTTCGGGGAAATACCTGTAATATAAGGGTACCGGCTGAATTTGATTTGGGGGATATTACCACCGAAGATCTGAAGAATGATCGCTCAGTATCAAAAACGCTGACCCTGGAAAGTACCTGCACCTTGCCACCGGATAACGCTGATGTGGTATTTAGCGGTAACTCAACGTCACCAGGCATACTTGATACAGTTGCTGCTAATAATATGCCCGTAGATAACCTGAAATTTAGGCTACTGGATAAAAGCAGCCAGCCGCTGCAATTTAATCATACATATAATCTGGCGACATTAAGTCGGCAGGGCAATCTGGCAAGCAACAATCATATTGATCTGAATGTGTCTCCCATTGTACAGGATAAAACTCACAAGATCCCATTAGGGAGAGTGAGCGGTAATTTAACCATGGAGATTACTTATCGGTAA
- the pefC gene encoding PefC/AfrB family outer membrane usher protein, with protein MKKNICLIFPLVFQTAVHAEKQDFNISFIRGGGEIPAVFKQGYGEIVPGEYLADIYLNDKKIGRDNIILKDDDKRGVCLSTDFLAKNGIHIEPEFFKSGFNAVRGCYILSQLPDSTVHFDYGAQALRLSIPQAALKDTHNVDYRNWDYGTRGVNLRYLLNANKGNRTEGQYYGSIDGHANMGRWVFSGNMYTGKNSGPVVPYYQLSTALGEISGDLALGKLQTSSAMNSGFGFYGLSLRYNQNMTGWRNHSYAPIISGVAKSNARITVTQSGYTLYSQMVPPGPYVLRDLGMVGNGDLIVTVREEDGSESVQVFPVTVLPSLLRPGNMDYVFSTGIRDDRQRGRNDPATREKLRTPFLQGEIDYGFNPLTLNTSLVLHKDYQNAGVGITRSMGRFGAVSASMQGSRAHYAKMGITEGYNAALKYAKNLAEYTTLQLIGYRYTNKNYVDFVDFYPSKRGESNARQRYEALFTHRLGSAYLNASYWTQSYWNSQKQSGASLSLSVPVKKASLLLSANYSDTNYNPDQRDTFSFGLSLAVPFSAFNRNHYSSTSVGYDNNHKVNISQSVSGDVTDRLTYNVGINRSSEVVSQFISSSYSFDSANTALSYSQDNRGARNMSAQIGGSLVQAGNSHPVLTAEQYTTAAVVNVGDLAGVSLSSGLQTNGFGDAVVNLQPYTKNQISVGGDNLPANIELVNSSVNVIPTERSLHFYQFNYVETRRYLLRVRDKLTKKTLPFNTYAITDKGSEAGFVSKGGVLFVSLNDEKVKALTLTQPDKTQCRLSLAGLSANQQTVQEVICEK; from the coding sequence GTGAAAAAAAATATATGCCTTATATTTCCATTAGTTTTCCAGACAGCCGTCCATGCGGAAAAACAAGATTTTAATATCAGTTTTATCCGTGGCGGTGGGGAAATTCCCGCTGTATTTAAGCAGGGATATGGCGAGATTGTTCCGGGGGAATATCTTGCCGACATTTATTTAAACGATAAAAAAATCGGCCGGGACAATATTATTCTCAAAGATGATGATAAACGAGGAGTTTGTCTGTCGACGGACTTTCTGGCCAAGAATGGTATCCATATTGAACCCGAGTTTTTTAAATCGGGTTTTAATGCTGTGCGTGGTTGCTACATATTGAGTCAATTGCCCGATTCAACGGTTCATTTCGACTATGGTGCTCAGGCATTACGCCTTTCTATTCCACAGGCCGCACTGAAAGATACCCATAACGTTGACTATCGTAACTGGGATTATGGTACGAGGGGGGTGAACCTGCGTTATCTGCTGAATGCAAATAAAGGTAACCGTACCGAGGGCCAGTATTATGGCAGTATTGACGGGCATGCCAATATGGGGCGTTGGGTGTTCTCGGGTAATATGTATACCGGCAAAAACAGTGGCCCAGTCGTGCCCTATTACCAATTATCCACAGCATTGGGGGAAATCAGTGGTGATTTAGCGCTGGGTAAATTGCAAACCAGCAGTGCCATGAACAGCGGTTTCGGATTTTATGGCCTGTCTTTACGCTATAACCAGAACATGACCGGCTGGCGTAACCACAGTTATGCGCCGATTATTTCCGGGGTGGCAAAAAGTAATGCCCGTATCACTGTCACCCAATCCGGCTATACCCTCTACTCCCAGATGGTGCCTCCTGGGCCGTATGTCTTACGAGATCTGGGGATGGTAGGGAACGGCGATCTGATTGTTACCGTGCGGGAGGAGGACGGCTCGGAGTCCGTGCAGGTCTTCCCAGTGACTGTGCTGCCTTCGCTGCTGCGCCCCGGTAATATGGATTATGTTTTCAGCACCGGGATCCGTGATGACAGGCAACGAGGGCGGAATGATCCGGCCACGCGGGAGAAACTGCGCACGCCTTTTCTGCAGGGAGAAATAGACTATGGTTTTAATCCGCTAACCCTAAATACTTCGTTGGTACTGCATAAAGATTATCAAAATGCCGGTGTCGGAATAACCCGCTCAATGGGCCGTTTCGGGGCTGTCTCTGCCAGTATGCAAGGTTCCCGGGCGCACTATGCCAAAATGGGGATCACCGAGGGTTATAACGCTGCACTGAAATACGCCAAAAATCTGGCGGAATATACGACGTTACAGCTGATAGGTTATCGCTATACCAATAAAAACTATGTTGACTTCGTCGATTTTTACCCCAGCAAACGCGGTGAAAGCAATGCACGTCAGCGCTATGAAGCCCTATTTACACATCGTCTGGGCAGCGCTTATCTGAATGCTTCTTACTGGACACAGTCTTACTGGAATAGTCAAAAACAAAGCGGGGCTTCCCTGAGTCTTAGTGTCCCCGTAAAAAAAGCCTCTTTGCTATTATCGGCCAACTACAGCGATACAAATTACAACCCGGACCAGCGCGATACGTTTAGCTTCGGACTGTCTCTTGCCGTGCCGTTCAGTGCATTTAACCGCAATCACTACAGTTCGACTTCGGTGGGGTATGACAACAATCATAAGGTGAATATCAGCCAGAGTGTTTCTGGGGACGTGACAGATCGCCTGACCTATAACGTCGGGATCAACCGCTCAAGTGAGGTGGTCAGTCAATTTATTAGCAGCAGTTACAGTTTTGACAGTGCCAATACCGCCCTATCGTATTCTCAGGACAATCGCGGCGCCCGCAATATGTCTGCCCAGATTGGTGGCAGCCTGGTGCAGGCGGGAAATTCTCATCCGGTTCTGACCGCAGAACAGTATACGACGGCTGCCGTTGTTAATGTGGGAGATTTGGCGGGGGTGAGCCTGAGTTCGGGGTTACAAACCAACGGCTTTGGAGATGCTGTGGTCAATCTGCAGCCTTATACGAAAAACCAAATCTCGGTGGGGGGGGATAACCTGCCGGCTAATATTGAACTGGTAAACAGCAGTGTAAATGTCATCCCGACAGAACGGTCATTACATTTCTATCAATTTAATTATGTGGAGACGCGCCGTTACCTGCTACGAGTGCGGGATAAACTCACAAAAAAAACGTTACCTTTCAATACTTATGCAATAACCGATAAAGGTTCTGAGGCAGGGTTTGTCTCCAAAGGGGGCGTCCTTTTTGTCAGCCTGAATGATGAAAAGGTGAAAGCGCTGACCCTGACGCAACCGGATAAAACGCAATGTCGTCTGTCCCTGGCGGGGCTATCAGCCAATCAACAAACAGTACAAGAGGTGATATGTGAGAAATAA
- a CDS encoding fimbrial protein, which yields MKNKFMLLPLTVLLASSSSFAASTGIVNFNGSVTDTTCDLVVLNNDGTQANDIDLGVVSATTLTGAAAKSEDVNFTLRPATGAAQACTDGSKTLELTFTGPWDSSNNLANENGTARGVSVKLEGMTNGNNWQTFSANHQTVDQMDLAANTGAISLRAHMVPTGGGAAVTAGSVTSHATFSAVYK from the coding sequence GTGAAAAATAAATTCATGCTGCTGCCATTGACTGTATTACTTGCAAGCTCTTCGTCATTTGCGGCAAGTACCGGTATTGTTAATTTTAACGGTTCAGTAACGGATACCACCTGTGATTTGGTAGTACTAAATAATGATGGTACTCAGGCCAACGATATTGACCTTGGTGTTGTTTCTGCAACGACTTTAACTGGGGCGGCGGCAAAATCTGAGGATGTTAACTTCACCCTTCGTCCGGCTACTGGTGCGGCGCAAGCCTGTACTGATGGCTCTAAAACCCTTGAGCTGACTTTCACTGGGCCATGGGACTCTTCAAATAATCTTGCTAATGAAAACGGTACAGCGCGCGGCGTATCCGTCAAGCTGGAAGGTATGACCAACGGTAATAACTGGCAGACTTTCAGTGCTAATCACCAAACCGTAGATCAAATGGATCTGGCCGCCAATACAGGCGCTATTTCATTGCGTGCACACATGGTTCCAACTGGTGGTGGTGCAGCTGTAACTGCGGGTTCAGTGACGTCTCACGCGACATTCAGCGCGGTATATAAATAA
- a CDS encoding fimbrial protein, with the protein MSRDYYRRKVLQILALIFFSLGVVQDVAAVLTRTLQRSATVVVRANIIMNSCQINQGKGIDSTIDLGSYSARDLANAPQVRVPLEIDCSDDLGTLNRVQVSLTPVTGQWNRDGQLKLQTTQQQQDIQSYYLQLMKNDATAIPFNPEYVEISDSARTGRVDASFLAQVKPRPGTILSAGDFGDFTGAVSITIAYH; encoded by the coding sequence ATGAGCCGAGATTATTATCGTCGAAAAGTGTTGCAGATCCTGGCATTAATCTTTTTTTCACTGGGGGTTGTACAGGATGTGGCGGCCGTACTGACGCGAACTTTGCAACGGTCGGCCACCGTGGTGGTGCGCGCGAATATTATCATGAACTCCTGCCAGATTAATCAGGGGAAAGGGATCGATTCAACCATTGATTTGGGCAGCTATTCCGCTAGGGATCTAGCGAATGCACCGCAGGTCAGGGTACCGCTTGAAATTGACTGCAGTGATGACCTAGGAACACTAAACCGGGTGCAGGTGAGTCTTACACCGGTTACCGGGCAATGGAATAGAGATGGCCAATTGAAACTTCAAACCACGCAACAGCAGCAAGATATTCAGAGTTACTATCTACAACTGATGAAAAATGATGCAACGGCAATTCCTTTCAACCCCGAATATGTGGAAATCAGTGATAGCGCGCGGACGGGAAGGGTCGATGCCTCTTTTTTGGCGCAGGTCAAACCGCGCCCAGGCACAATACTGTCTGCGGGGGATTTTGGGGACTTTACCGGGGCGGTTTCTATTACCATCGCTTATCACTAG
- a CDS encoding fimbrial chaperone, which translates to MRNNNWHKYHYSLLAFVLSLLFVTQLSHAAFVLNGTRFIFNGDKKAITVEVDNQGPKTYGGQVWIDSQSGDDAANVNFMPAPTFFTVDSGKKQVIRILGLNLAELPQDRESLFWINVQEIPPAPTGEGNKLAVAINTRVKLIYRPASLIAGRVDAEKTLQLKKSSGYLMLKNPTPYYLAISSVQLNGKKIELKKEDDRNIATLKPMSEVTIKTPLDSSGELILNAINDQGGIQPYPAKVVL; encoded by the coding sequence GTGAGAAATAATAATTGGCATAAATATCATTACAGTTTACTAGCATTCGTGCTTTCCCTGTTGTTCGTCACTCAATTAAGCCATGCAGCTTTTGTGCTTAACGGCACCCGCTTTATTTTTAATGGGGACAAGAAAGCTATTACTGTGGAGGTTGACAACCAAGGGCCGAAAACCTACGGCGGCCAAGTCTGGATAGACTCTCAGAGCGGGGATGATGCAGCAAATGTTAATTTTATGCCGGCACCAACCTTCTTTACGGTAGACAGTGGCAAAAAGCAGGTTATCAGAATATTGGGTCTGAATCTGGCCGAATTACCGCAGGATCGGGAAAGTCTATTCTGGATTAATGTGCAGGAGATCCCCCCGGCCCCGACCGGTGAAGGAAACAAGCTGGCAGTGGCTATTAACACCCGGGTGAAGCTGATTTATCGCCCAGCATCACTGATTGCCGGGCGTGTGGATGCGGAAAAAACACTGCAACTGAAAAAGAGCAGTGGATATCTTATGTTAAAAAACCCGACACCTTATTACCTTGCGATTTCCTCTGTGCAGCTGAACGGTAAGAAGATTGAGCTGAAAAAAGAAGATGATCGCAATATTGCCACGCTAAAGCCGATGAGTGAGGTCACCATCAAAACGCCGTTGGATTCCAGTGGTGAGCTTATTTTGAATGCGATTAACGATCAGGGGGGTATCCAACCTTATCCCGCCAAGGTGGTGCTATGA